A genome region from Hymenobacter chitinivorans DSM 11115 includes the following:
- a CDS encoding S41 family peptidase, with translation MKRFYLACLLLVGLLLGRPAAAQQPTLSAAQWRQDLQVALDTFLVRDQSFSPAARATFRRRITALQDSVGVKSTPEMLVGLARAVAGAGNAHTRLYLLRNRSELRRYPIRVWWFKEGLYVVKATPEYADLLGAKILRLGQHTPEAARQAVAPLYAGNAGWAAYMSTYTLTSPETLAGLQLVGADGQLTVTCQTRQGHRLVRTLEPMAFQKTPPPTEAWWDLAPTHPGRGAAWRSALPTDTAQLPLYLRRPQQYYWARYLAPEQLLYLQYNRAGNMPQGESLADFGRRFLTTLQQQRVRKVVVDLRFNTGGNLQTAERLMQQLDSVARRRQAQVYVITGAATFSAGLFHAAQLRQLAQATIVGEPAGDELDFWAEGGNVLLPNSGLTLHYADRFHSYSPVPHPEWAPLLYMDLAVASLQPQLRAPLTWRAYQAGQDPALEAIIRH, from the coding sequence ATGAAACGTTTTTACCTGGCTTGCCTGCTCTTGGTGGGGCTCCTGCTCGGCCGCCCCGCCGCCGCCCAGCAGCCCACTCTAAGCGCCGCGCAGTGGCGTCAAGACCTGCAAGTAGCCCTCGATACATTCCTGGTGCGCGACCAAAGCTTTAGCCCGGCGGCCCGGGCTACGTTTCGGCGGCGCATTACGGCCCTGCAGGATTCGGTCGGGGTGAAATCGACGCCGGAAATGCTGGTGGGCTTGGCCCGGGCCGTGGCCGGCGCCGGCAACGCCCACACCCGCCTGTACTTGCTGCGCAACCGCAGTGAGCTGCGGCGCTACCCCATTCGGGTCTGGTGGTTTAAGGAGGGCCTGTACGTGGTAAAAGCTACCCCCGAGTACGCCGACCTGCTGGGCGCCAAAATCCTGCGGCTGGGCCAGCACACCCCGGAAGCGGCCCGCCAAGCCGTGGCCCCGCTCTACGCCGGCAATGCGGGGTGGGCAGCGTACATGAGCACCTACACGCTGACCAGCCCCGAAACCCTGGCCGGGCTGCAGCTGGTGGGCGCCGATGGCCAGCTGACCGTGACCTGCCAGACGCGGCAAGGGCACCGCCTGGTCCGGACGCTAGAGCCCATGGCTTTCCAAAAGACCCCGCCGCCCACCGAAGCCTGGTGGGACCTAGCACCTACGCACCCGGGCCGCGGCGCTGCGTGGCGTAGCGCCCTGCCCACCGATACGGCCCAGCTGCCGCTGTATCTGCGGCGCCCCCAGCAGTATTACTGGGCCCGCTACCTGGCTCCTGAGCAGCTGTTGTATTTGCAGTATAATCGGGCCGGCAACATGCCCCAGGGCGAATCTTTGGCAGATTTCGGCCGGCGTTTTCTCACGACGCTCCAGCAGCAAAGAGTCCGGAAAGTGGTGGTCGACCTGCGGTTTAACACGGGTGGCAACCTGCAAACAGCTGAGCGGCTCATGCAGCAGCTCGACTCCGTAGCCCGGCGGCGGCAGGCGCAGGTGTACGTTATTACCGGGGCCGCCACCTTTTCGGCCGGTTTGTTTCACGCGGCTCAGCTGCGGCAGCTAGCCCAGGCCACCATTGTGGGTGAGCCCGCCGGCGACGAACTAGACTTCTGGGCCGAGGGCGGCAATGTGCTGTTGCCTAATTCGGGCCTGACGCTGCACTACGCCGACCGTTTTCACAGCTATTCCCCGGTGCCCCATCCCGAATGGGCGCCACTGCTTTACATGGATTTGGCGGTGGCTTCGCTGCAGCCGCAGCTGCGGGCCCCGCTGACCTGGCGCGCCTACCAGGCCGGCCAAGATCCGGCCCTGGAGGCAATTATCCGGCACTAA
- a CDS encoding MFS transporter: MRENRRALRFLFTANAISGFAQGISMLAVPWYFARQGASTTFNLVYALVTFASLFWGMYAGALVDRFDRKQVFLVTNIVEGLILLSVATYGFLTGSVPLPGILLAFTTTVFGYGIHYPNLYAFAQEISRPEDYGRITSTIEIVGQATSVVSGALAALLIEGLPRGGTYQLLGASVTLPFAVKAWPLHQIFLLDGLTYVVAVVLIASIRHRPVQLTQVELGTLWKRLRTGVTYLREHRTIWVFGLFSFSVFVGLLVELNALMPMYIHNHLRAGAGAFGAAEVAYALGALSAGVFVHRLFRHQPPVRSIILLMLLAGLGFGAAAATRSVSLFLAFSLVLGVTNAGTRILRVSYLFAHVPNEVSGRVNSIFNVANVLLRTGFILLFTLPFFARGSHVVWGYAALGAFIVASALVLVTRYRELSTPPVG; the protein is encoded by the coding sequence GTGAGAGAAAACCGCCGGGCCCTGCGCTTTTTGTTTACGGCCAACGCCATTTCCGGCTTTGCCCAGGGCATTTCGATGCTGGCCGTGCCCTGGTACTTTGCCCGGCAGGGCGCTTCCACCACCTTCAATCTGGTCTACGCCCTGGTCACGTTTGCCTCCCTGTTCTGGGGCATGTACGCCGGCGCCCTCGTCGATAGGTTCGACCGGAAGCAGGTATTTCTGGTCACCAACATCGTGGAGGGCCTGATTCTGCTCAGCGTAGCCACCTACGGCTTCCTGACGGGCTCGGTGCCGCTGCCGGGGATTCTGCTGGCCTTCACTACCACCGTGTTTGGCTACGGCATTCACTACCCCAACCTTTACGCCTTTGCCCAGGAAATCAGCCGGCCCGAGGACTACGGCCGTATCACCTCCACCATCGAAATCGTGGGGCAGGCTACGTCGGTGGTGAGCGGGGCGCTGGCCGCGCTGCTGATTGAAGGCTTGCCCCGGGGTGGCACCTATCAGCTGCTGGGCGCCTCGGTCACCCTGCCTTTTGCCGTGAAAGCCTGGCCTCTGCACCAGATTTTCCTACTCGACGGGCTGACCTACGTGGTGGCCGTGGTCCTGATTGCCAGCATCCGCCACCGGCCGGTGCAGCTGACGCAGGTGGAGCTGGGCACGCTCTGGAAACGGCTGCGCACGGGCGTAACCTACCTGCGAGAGCACCGCACCATCTGGGTGTTCGGGCTGTTTTCCTTCTCGGTTTTCGTGGGCCTGCTCGTGGAGCTCAACGCCCTGATGCCGATGTACATTCACAACCACCTGCGGGCCGGCGCCGGGGCTTTCGGGGCCGCCGAGGTGGCCTACGCCCTGGGCGCGCTGAGTGCGGGCGTGTTTGTGCACCGCCTGTTTCGGCACCAGCCCCCGGTGCGCTCCATTATCCTGCTCATGCTGCTGGCCGGGCTGGGTTTTGGCGCGGCCGCTGCTACTCGCTCGGTAAGCCTATTTCTGGCATTTTCCCTGGTGCTGGGCGTTACCAACGCCGGCACGCGCATCCTGCGGGTCAGCTACCTGTTTGCCCACGTGCCCAACGAAGTCAGCGGGCGGGTCAACAGCATTTTTAACGTGGCCAACGTGCTGCTGCGCACCGGCTTTATCCTGCTTTTTACCTTGCCCTTCTTTGCCCGCGGCTCCCACGTGGTGTGGGGCTACGCCGCCCTGGGCGCCTTTATCGTGGCCTCGGCCCTGGTGCTGGTGACCCGCTACCGGGAGCTTTCGACCCCGCCCGTGGGCTAA
- a CDS encoding ferritin-like domain-containing protein, whose amino-acid sequence MDLFQIITEIEKVDPEVYDRFDSRRRVFKHLTGMGKKLTAAALPGFVGALFNKAYGQSAGPSVNDVLNLALSLEYLEYYFYDTGLNVTGLIPSADRPAIEKIRNDEGGHIKTLRAALGSAAIPDPGRAAFDYSGGKGTGLGPFAPALLPGGTALYFGVAQSFVDTGIRAYKGGAPFLMSNKDILETALNIHSVEARHCSHIRTIRRGLAANVSGAGAATTPAGSDPKVSPKSWISGTDQGGPSPNTNPSTADVYGPGTNPPPPGVPTGITFPGEDNVVQAGRTITTDSTISVAAASEAFDEPLDYVKVKAIARNFVDNKTTLFV is encoded by the coding sequence ATGGATCTGTTCCAAATAATTACGGAAATTGAAAAAGTAGACCCTGAAGTCTACGACCGGTTTGACTCGCGCCGCCGGGTGTTTAAGCACCTAACGGGCATGGGTAAGAAGCTGACGGCCGCCGCTTTGCCAGGCTTTGTGGGCGCCCTGTTCAACAAAGCCTACGGTCAGTCGGCGGGCCCCTCGGTCAACGATGTGCTGAACCTGGCCCTGAGCCTGGAGTACCTGGAATACTACTTCTACGACACGGGCCTCAACGTGACCGGCCTGATTCCGAGCGCCGACCGGCCCGCCATTGAAAAGATTCGCAACGACGAGGGCGGCCATATCAAAACCCTGCGCGCCGCCCTGGGCTCGGCTGCCATTCCGGACCCCGGTCGCGCCGCCTTCGACTACAGCGGCGGCAAAGGCACCGGGCTCGGCCCCTTTGCCCCGGCCCTGCTGCCCGGTGGCACGGCCCTGTACTTCGGCGTGGCCCAGTCATTTGTTGATACCGGTATCCGGGCCTACAAAGGCGGGGCGCCCTTCCTGATGTCGAACAAGGACATCCTGGAAACGGCCCTGAATATTCACTCCGTGGAAGCCCGGCACTGCTCCCACATCCGCACCATTCGCCGCGGCCTAGCAGCCAACGTATCGGGGGCCGGCGCGGCCACTACTCCGGCCGGCTCCGACCCCAAAGTGTCGCCCAAGAGCTGGATTTCGGGCACGGACCAGGGCGGTCCTTCGCCAAATACCAATCCTTCGACGGCCGACGTGTATGGCCCCGGCACCAACCCGCCGCCACCCGGCGTGCCCACCGGCATTACCTTCCCCGGGGAAGACAACGTAGTCCAGGCCGGCCGCACCATCACCACCGACAGCACTATTTCGGTGGCTGCCGCCTCGGAGGCCTTCGACGAGCCCCTGGACTACGTGAAGGTGAAGGCCATTGCCCGCAACTTCGTGGACAATAAAACCACGCTGTTTGTGTAG
- a CDS encoding 1-aminocyclopropane-1-carboxylate deaminase/D-cysteine desulfhydrase, protein MLIQELQEPIATQRGVRLLLCRDDLTHPELPGNKWRKLKYNLQEARSQGHDTLLTFGGAFSNHIAAVAAAGRLLGFRTIGLIRGEETGPLNPTLARAVADGMHLRYLDRETYRRQHEPAVLAELLAQTGPAYVLPEGGTNALALPGCAELVTELAAQTSFDFLAVACGTGGTLAGLLTGLAGQRAALGVAALKNGGFLSGEINELTQAATGHTYHNYQLLTDYHCGGYARFSAELLTFIHDFQTRHGVLLDPIYTGKLLYALVDQIRQGRFPAGSTVVAVHTGGLQGWVGFEQRFGPRSTWWPAVS, encoded by the coding sequence ATGCTCATTCAGGAACTCCAGGAGCCCATAGCTACGCAGCGCGGCGTACGGCTGCTGCTCTGCCGCGACGACCTGACCCACCCCGAGCTGCCGGGCAACAAGTGGCGCAAGCTCAAATACAACCTGCAGGAAGCCCGGAGCCAGGGCCACGATACACTACTGACTTTCGGCGGGGCGTTTTCCAACCACATTGCCGCCGTGGCCGCCGCGGGCCGCCTGCTGGGCTTCCGCACCATCGGCCTGATTCGGGGGGAAGAAACCGGGCCGCTGAACCCCACGCTGGCCCGGGCCGTGGCCGACGGCATGCACCTGCGCTACCTCGACCGGGAAACCTACCGCCGCCAGCACGAGCCGGCGGTACTGGCCGAGCTGCTAGCCCAAACGGGCCCGGCCTACGTGCTGCCCGAGGGTGGCACCAACGCCCTGGCCCTGCCCGGCTGCGCTGAGCTGGTGACGGAACTGGCTGCCCAGACCAGCTTCGACTTTCTGGCCGTGGCCTGCGGCACCGGTGGCACCCTGGCCGGTCTGCTCACCGGACTGGCGGGGCAGCGCGCGGCCCTTGGCGTAGCGGCCCTGAAAAACGGCGGCTTCCTATCAGGCGAAATCAACGAGCTGACCCAGGCCGCCACGGGCCATACGTACCATAACTACCAGCTGCTGACCGACTACCACTGCGGCGGCTACGCCCGGTTCTCGGCCGAACTGCTCACGTTTATCCACGACTTCCAAACCCGGCACGGCGTGTTGCTCGACCCGATTTACACTGGTAAGCTGCTCTACGCCCTCGTGGACCAGATTCGGCAGGGCCGCTTTCCGGCGGGCAGCACGGTGGTGGCCGTGCATACGGGGGGGCTGCAGGGCTGGGTCGGTTTTGAGCAGCGGTTCGGGCCGCGCAGCACGTGGTGGCCGGCGGTAAGCTAA
- a CDS encoding ferritin-like domain-containing protein → MTKQTHSVPTEAHALSGLQGALPRRDFLRYTGAGLALTGLLLTGCDDDDDEVNANGDVNVGSSDIGVLNYAYALEQLEAAFYNQVITGAAGTYFAGLGANSAERQILTDLALHEKAHRDFFKNTIPAASIIKDLTPDFSAIDFTVGKRTSTSAKLGVLDAAMAFEDLGVAAYNGAGRYITNPVYLALAGKIVSVEARHAALIRDLMNYNSFVDSDVVDLFTPTANSAPGVGNGSGLEKSKKPSVVIGTANQFLQAGSKLDVSGLG, encoded by the coding sequence ATGACTAAACAAACCCATTCTGTTCCGACAGAAGCTCACGCACTATCCGGCTTACAAGGTGCCCTACCCCGCCGCGACTTCCTGCGCTACACCGGCGCCGGCCTCGCGCTGACCGGCTTGCTCCTCACGGGCTGCGACGATGACGACGATGAGGTAAACGCCAACGGCGACGTCAACGTGGGCTCCAGCGACATCGGCGTCCTGAACTACGCCTACGCCCTCGAGCAGCTCGAAGCGGCCTTCTACAACCAGGTGATTACCGGAGCCGCCGGGACGTATTTCGCCGGCCTGGGTGCCAACAGCGCCGAGCGCCAGATCCTGACCGACCTGGCCCTGCACGAAAAAGCCCACCGCGACTTTTTCAAGAACACGATTCCGGCGGCCAGCATCATCAAGGACCTGACGCCGGACTTTTCGGCCATCGACTTCACTGTGGGCAAGCGCACGTCGACCAGTGCCAAGCTGGGTGTGCTCGACGCGGCCATGGCCTTTGAAGACCTCGGGGTAGCCGCCTACAACGGAGCGGGCCGCTACATTACCAACCCGGTGTACCTGGCTTTGGCCGGTAAAATCGTGTCGGTAGAAGCCCGCCATGCCGCCTTGATTCGGGATTTGATGAACTACAACTCCTTCGTGGACAGCGATGTAGTAGACCTCTTTACGCCCACGGCCAACTCGGCCCCCGGGGTCGGCAACGGCTCGGGTCTGGAGAAATCCAAGAAGCCTTCCGTGGTCATCGGCACCGCCAACCAGTTTTTGCAGGCCGGCTCCAAGCTCGACGTGAGCGGACTGGGGTAG
- a CDS encoding DUF4230 domain-containing protein produces the protein MPPLFRLLRRLLPLLFLVGLGWFLWKKVQPSLFDFSNPLTPEPRITVTHNTVLTKIEALGRLELVRYQFKDVVEYRKSTYRFLPDSKVALIVAGNAIGCLDLRKVKPQDVVFEGDSVVRVALPAAELCTWQVDHSQSRVYSTQNSFFNDAELVDEGYKYAEKNVQRAALQSGILAQTTQNAEQILRPMLETMTGRRVILTQQTAPPLVPQRR, from the coding sequence ATGCCGCCCCTGTTTCGTTTGCTCCGCCGCCTGCTGCCCCTGCTGTTTCTGGTGGGCCTGGGCTGGTTTCTCTGGAAGAAAGTCCAGCCCAGCCTGTTTGATTTCAGCAACCCGCTGACACCCGAGCCCCGCATTACCGTGACCCACAACACGGTCCTGACCAAGATTGAGGCCCTGGGCCGGCTGGAGCTGGTGCGCTACCAGTTCAAGGACGTGGTGGAGTACCGCAAGAGCACCTACCGGTTTTTGCCCGATTCGAAAGTGGCCCTCATTGTGGCCGGCAACGCCATCGGCTGCCTCGATTTGCGCAAGGTCAAGCCCCAGGACGTGGTGTTTGAGGGCGACTCGGTGGTGCGCGTGGCTTTGCCGGCCGCCGAGCTGTGCACCTGGCAAGTGGACCACAGCCAGAGCCGGGTATACAGCACTCAGAACTCGTTTTTCAATGATGCCGAGCTGGTGGACGAAGGCTATAAATACGCCGAAAAGAACGTGCAGCGCGCCGCTCTGCAGTCGGGCATCCTGGCCCAGACAACCCAGAACGCCGAGCAGATTCTGCGGCCCATGCTCGAAACTATGACCGGGCGCCGCGTCATCCTCACCCAGCAAACCGCCCCGCCACTGGTGCCGCAGCGGCGCTAA
- a CDS encoding DMT family transporter, which yields MPLTSGARYMLLSTLLFALMNVCVKLLGHLPPLEIILFRSIFSLAASYLLLRVLRIRPWGTNHFYLVSRGITGVLSLILYFFTLQKMPLATAVTIQYLAPIFTAVLGIFIVRESVRPWQWAFFLLSFLGVLVVEGVDTRVEPLYLALGVASALFAGFSYNSIRKLKGKEDPLVVVFYLPMVALPVAAVYCLFDWVPPRGLDWLWLLLTGLLAQGAQLCLTKAYQAERLSSVANLNYLGILYAVGLGLLFFNEAFPVVAYLGMALVLLGVVLNTWYTSRNPAAAPLAPTEEVAA from the coding sequence ATGCCTTTGACTTCCGGTGCCCGCTACATGCTGCTTTCCACGCTGCTCTTCGCCTTGATGAACGTGTGCGTGAAGCTGCTGGGCCACTTGCCGCCCCTCGAAATCATCCTGTTCCGCTCTATTTTTTCCTTGGCGGCCAGCTACCTGCTGCTGCGGGTTCTGCGCATCCGGCCCTGGGGCACCAACCACTTCTACCTGGTTTCCCGGGGCATTACGGGCGTGTTGTCCCTGATTCTGTACTTTTTCACTTTGCAGAAAATGCCCCTGGCCACGGCCGTCACCATTCAGTACCTGGCCCCGATTTTCACGGCTGTACTGGGCATCTTCATCGTGCGCGAATCGGTGCGGCCCTGGCAGTGGGCATTTTTTCTGCTCTCGTTTCTGGGCGTGCTGGTAGTGGAGGGCGTTGATACCCGCGTCGAGCCGCTGTACCTGGCGCTGGGCGTGGCCTCGGCGCTTTTTGCCGGCTTTTCCTACAATTCCATCCGCAAGCTCAAGGGCAAGGAAGACCCGTTGGTGGTGGTATTTTACCTGCCCATGGTGGCCCTGCCCGTGGCGGCCGTCTACTGCCTCTTCGACTGGGTACCACCCCGCGGCCTCGACTGGCTCTGGCTGCTGCTCACCGGTCTGCTGGCCCAGGGCGCCCAGCTCTGCCTGACCAAAGCCTACCAGGCCGAGCGGCTCTCGAGCGTGGCCAACCTGAACTACCTCGGTATTCTGTACGCGGTGGGACTGGGGTTGCTGTTCTTCAACGAAGCCTTTCCCGTAGTGGCCTACCTGGGCATGGCTCTGGTGCTGCTGGGCGTGGTGCTGAACACCTGGTACACCAGCCGAAATCCGGCCGCCGCCCCGCTGGCTCCCACTGAAGAAGTGGCGGCCTAA
- a CDS encoding regulatory protein RecX: MYSSEPPKKKFYTPGEALPKIAAYCAYQERTTKEVEAKLREYGLNEDEAGEIIIRLSREKLLDEERFAKSFVRGKVGIKKWGRRRITQELKQKGLSDYCIKAGMKEIDGDVYYQNLVDTLEKRNRVEKEGNQRLRRQKLTMFLTVKGYENDLIKMALDDLGKEPQDED; this comes from the coding sequence ATGTACTCATCCGAACCCCCCAAGAAGAAATTTTACACCCCCGGCGAGGCTCTGCCCAAAATTGCGGCCTACTGCGCCTACCAGGAGCGTACCACCAAGGAAGTGGAAGCCAAGCTGCGCGAGTACGGCCTCAACGAGGACGAGGCCGGCGAAATCATCATCCGCCTGAGCCGGGAAAAGCTGCTCGACGAGGAGCGCTTCGCCAAATCCTTCGTGCGCGGCAAGGTGGGCATCAAGAAGTGGGGCCGCCGCCGCATCACCCAGGAGCTCAAGCAGAAAGGCTTGTCCGACTACTGCATCAAGGCCGGCATGAAGGAAATTGACGGCGACGTGTACTACCAGAACCTGGTCGACACGCTGGAAAAGCGCAACCGGGTGGAAAAGGAAGGCAACCAGCGCCTGCGCCGCCAGAAGCTCACCATGTTCCTGACCGTAAAAGGCTACGAAAACGACCTGATTAAAATGGCCCTGGACGATTTGGGCAAGGAGCCACAGGACGAAGATTAG
- a CDS encoding YfhO family protein, with translation MTTVSSPAVPLWRRLLPHLLAVVFFLVLAAVYFSPILFDGKTLAQHDVVQFNGGAHEAQLYREATGKEALWTNSMFSGMPTYLISTRFPGDLSIYLHNIFTLHLPAVVANLFLALLCGYVLFVALGVRPLLAAIGAIALGFTSYNLIILAAGHNTKSLALAYAPLVLGGLLVTFRRNRWLGAALFALGLTMNVRSNHLQITYYLLLLVLVFGIVELIAALREKRLSDFLGRSALLAAAAVLAVGVSFGRLYVTAEYGKYSIRGKSELTTPAPTAPGAPAQAAGEDGGAGNGLDRDYAFGWSYGVGETITLLIPNYYGGASGGSLSENSATGKALAGLGVPPVQLRDYLQQLPLYWGDQPITSGPVYIGAVVCFLFVLGLFVADRRTRTWLLVGTILSIVLAWGKNFETFNYLMFDYFPGYNKFRSVSMALVIAQLAMPLLAILALARVLRAQPAVAPVAGASTHPSLAALSGATAASPEQTELKRKVLYAVAITAGICVLAFLAGLGADFAAPVDAQLQQQQFPLDALREDRASLMRTDVFRSIIFIVLTGGVLYFYLQRKLSVTMAGLLVGALTLVDLWSVDKRYLNDSNFQSETIAQQFVPTPADEQILQDKDLSYRVLNMQNPFNEANTSYFHKSIGGYHGAKLRRYQDLIERQISANNLQVLAMLNTRYIITGDPKQPVQRNPAALGNAWFVSEVQKVQNPDQEIAALTTLNVATTAVVDASKFPLAKTTYNAAGSTIALTNYSPDELKYRTTAVQDGFVVFSEIYYQDGWNAYLDGKLVPHLRANYVLRALPVPAGTHTIEFKFEPKEYAVGNTVSMISSVLLILTLLGTIFYALKRQPTEPAEEARLAA, from the coding sequence ATGACTACTGTTTCTTCTCCGGCCGTGCCGCTCTGGCGCCGGCTGCTGCCCCATTTGCTGGCCGTGGTGTTCTTCCTGGTGCTGGCGGCGGTGTACTTCTCCCCCATCCTGTTCGACGGCAAAACCCTGGCCCAGCACGACGTGGTGCAGTTCAACGGCGGGGCCCACGAGGCCCAGCTCTACCGCGAAGCCACCGGTAAGGAAGCCCTCTGGACCAACTCCATGTTCAGCGGGATGCCCACCTACCTGATCAGCACCCGCTTCCCCGGCGACCTGTCCATCTACCTGCACAACATCTTCACCCTGCATTTGCCGGCGGTGGTGGCCAACCTGTTTCTGGCCCTGCTCTGCGGCTACGTGCTGTTCGTGGCCCTGGGCGTGCGGCCCCTGCTGGCGGCCATCGGCGCCATTGCCCTGGGCTTTACCAGCTACAACCTCATTATTCTGGCCGCCGGCCACAACACCAAGTCGCTGGCCCTGGCCTACGCGCCCCTGGTGCTGGGCGGCCTGCTGGTCACATTTAGGCGCAACCGTTGGCTGGGCGCGGCCCTCTTCGCCCTGGGCCTGACGATGAACGTGCGCTCCAACCACCTGCAAATCACCTACTACCTGCTCCTGCTGGTGCTGGTCTTCGGCATCGTGGAGCTGATTGCGGCCCTGCGCGAGAAGCGCCTCTCCGACTTCCTGGGCCGCTCGGCCCTGTTGGCTGCCGCCGCCGTGCTGGCCGTGGGCGTGAGCTTCGGCCGCCTCTACGTCACGGCCGAGTACGGCAAGTACTCCATCCGCGGCAAGTCGGAGCTGACTACGCCCGCTCCCACGGCCCCGGGCGCCCCGGCCCAGGCCGCCGGTGAAGACGGCGGCGCCGGCAACGGCCTCGACCGGGACTACGCCTTCGGCTGGAGCTACGGCGTGGGCGAAACCATCACCCTGCTCATTCCCAACTACTACGGCGGGGCCAGTGGCGGCTCCCTGAGCGAGAACTCGGCCACCGGCAAGGCCCTGGCCGGCCTGGGTGTGCCCCCGGTGCAGCTGCGCGACTACCTGCAGCAGCTGCCCCTCTACTGGGGCGACCAGCCCATTACCAGCGGCCCGGTCTACATCGGGGCCGTGGTGTGCTTCCTCTTCGTGCTGGGCCTGTTCGTGGCCGACCGCCGCACCCGCACCTGGCTGCTGGTGGGCACTATCCTGTCCATTGTGCTGGCCTGGGGGAAGAACTTCGAGACCTTCAACTACCTGATGTTCGACTACTTCCCGGGCTATAACAAGTTTCGCTCGGTGAGTATGGCTCTCGTTATTGCCCAGCTGGCCATGCCCCTGCTGGCCATCCTGGCCCTGGCCCGGGTGCTGCGCGCCCAGCCCGCCGTGGCCCCCGTAGCCGGGGCCAGCACCCACCCCAGCCTGGCCGCCCTCAGTGGCGCTACGGCCGCCTCGCCCGAGCAGACGGAGCTCAAGCGCAAGGTGCTCTACGCCGTGGCCATTACGGCCGGTATCTGCGTGCTGGCCTTCCTGGCTGGCCTCGGTGCCGACTTCGCCGCCCCCGTCGATGCCCAGCTCCAGCAGCAGCAGTTTCCGCTGGATGCCCTGCGGGAGGACCGCGCCAGCCTGATGCGCACCGACGTGTTCCGCTCCATCATCTTTATCGTGCTGACCGGCGGCGTGCTGTACTTCTACCTGCAGCGCAAGCTTTCGGTGACGATGGCCGGCCTGCTGGTGGGCGCCCTGACGCTGGTTGACCTCTGGAGCGTGGATAAGCGCTACCTCAACGACTCGAACTTCCAGAGCGAAACCATTGCCCAGCAGTTCGTGCCCACGCCCGCCGATGAGCAGATCTTGCAGGACAAGGACCTGAGCTACCGGGTGCTCAACATGCAGAACCCTTTTAACGAAGCCAACACGTCGTACTTCCACAAGAGCATCGGCGGCTACCACGGGGCCAAGCTGCGCCGCTACCAGGACTTGATTGAGCGCCAGATTTCGGCCAACAACCTGCAGGTGCTGGCCATGCTCAACACCCGCTACATCATCACCGGCGACCCCAAGCAGCCCGTGCAGCGCAACCCGGCCGCCCTGGGCAACGCCTGGTTTGTGAGCGAGGTGCAGAAGGTGCAGAACCCCGACCAGGAAATTGCGGCCCTGACCACCCTGAACGTGGCCACCACGGCCGTCGTGGACGCCTCTAAGTTCCCCTTGGCGAAGACCACCTACAACGCGGCCGGCTCCACCATTGCCCTGACAAACTACTCGCCCGACGAGCTTAAGTACCGCACCACTGCCGTGCAGGATGGCTTCGTGGTCTTCTCCGAAATCTACTACCAGGACGGCTGGAACGCCTACCTCGACGGCAAGCTGGTGCCCCACCTGCGCGCCAACTACGTGCTGCGGGCCCTGCCCGTACCGGCCGGTACCCACACCATCGAGTTCAAGTTTGAGCCCAAGGAATACGCCGTGGGCAACACCGTCTCGATGATTTCGTCCGTCCTGCTGATTCTGACCTTGCTGGGCACCATTTTCTACGCCCTCAAGCGCCAGCCCACCGAACCGGCAGAGGAAGCCCGCCTGGCCGCGTAA